Genomic DNA from Corylus avellana chromosome ca4, CavTom2PMs-1.0:
GAAGTGAAGCTTGTATTTTTCATCATACAACATTTTTGATGTTGCAGTACTGAAGCCAGAATTAATTGTgtcttgtaattttatttaggtttttattagttgattaggttattagttttaatttatcttttatttaaaCTTCAAAGTCAACATTATCTTTGTAATTTGATAAATGGGCTTAGATTATTTACGTAATAGATTGCCTTCTTGTTCGACAATCTTCATGAAGTGAATTTCCTTACTAACCCACTAGTAGACTTCTtatggtcctttttttttttttttaattgaataaaggAAAGGGCTACAGGGGAGGATCTTTTCCACCTCTGATccggatggaagagagaatgggagACCCTATGGGcatgcttccaaaaacaagattGGAAGCGGCCCACTTAGCTAAAGCATGTGCACGGAAGTTGGCACATCTAGACACTTTCGAAGCATTCCAGCTAGGAAAGGAGGATAAAGTAACAATAATGTCAGAAATACAATTTGCAATCGACCAAGAAGAGAAGAGGGAGGGATTATTAATAGCTAACACTACTAAAAGAGCATCTCCTTCTATACAAAATTTGTCACTAGTCAGAGAGACAGCCAAACGAGAAGTAAGAAGAGCAGCAAAAGCTTCTCCAGCTAGAGCATCTGTGGAGGATAACTTATGAGTAACTACCATGATCATGTTTCCAGAAGCATCTGAGATGACTCCCGCAGCAACAGAAAAAGAGCTACGAACAGcaacatcaaaatcaaaattcccCTTAAGCCACCCAAATGAAGGAGGAACCCAAATAGAAGGAGAGGTAGAATCTCTCCAAGCTGAGAGATGGTGCTCCAAAGAAGAGGAAATCTAGAAAGCGACTCTGGAAGGCACAGGCTCCACACCATCATGCACTAAAATATTTCTTCCCCTCCAAATATTATCCAAAGTAATAGTTGCAAACAACTGAAATTTATTAACATCATAATCTGGAATAGCAAGAGATTGAGCAGGTTAAATAATAGCTAAAATCCAATCCACTATAGGCTTATTAGAGAAGCCATCAATGATGAAAGGCCAAGGTGAATTTCTCCAAAGAAATCTAGCCAAGCTgcattccaaaaaaatatgacaaaGAGTCTCCAGAGGACCCTTACAAAAAGGGCAAACCCAAGCCTCCTCTACCTCTTGAACAACAAATCTACTAATGTTAGCTCTAGAGGGTAAGATATCCCAAGCTATTTTCCACAACAAATGCTTAAGCCTAGCTTGAAGTTTAAGACCCCAAAGGGAAAACCAGGCATCCTCAGCTAGAGGAGAGATACGGCCACCATGAACAACCGAAATATCATGAGCAGATTTTACCGAAAAGGTCCCTGTTGGAGAAGGGGCCCAAATCCACTTATCCATACAACTATGCTAGGGAAGATAAATACTGAGAATGTTCTGGACAGTACTAGGTTCAAAAAGATCAGCCAAGAGAGAGGCATTCCAGGAGCGATCTTCTTCCAAAATCAAATCTGCAACATTAAAAGAAGGAAGAGAAACCAAATTGACATTTGGAATAGGCTTCAAATTCGGATTCATAGGAATCCAAGGAGACTACCAAACCTCCACATTTAAATTGCAAGAAATAGCAATACAAGCACCCTTTTGGGCCACCAAACGGTTTTTAAGCAAATctttccaaagccaagaagaAGACGGATTGGGAGGGGCATCCAAGAAAGAGACACCATTCTTGAGGTACTTTCCCCTAAGAGCATCAACCCAAAGAAGAGGTTGATTGGATGTCAACTTCCAACCCAACCTAGCCAATAAGGAATGATTCAAAAATTCCATAGAACGCATACCCAAACCACCCTGCGATTTAGGTTgacaaatacttttccaagcaAGAAAGGAAAGattatacttttttttcttggggaaaaccccaccaaaatttcctTAGACCATAATTAATCACACCACAAAAGGACTTGGAAAGAAGGAAGATAGACATAAGATATGTGGGAATAGCATTCGCAACAGACTTCACAAGAGTAGTTCTAGCTGCTTGAGAGAGAAGGCGAGCTTTCCAACCTGTGATCTTTGAGAAAATTCTGTCCTTTAGCTCAATAAAGGAATCAGACTTTCTCTTGTGCATGAAGAGAGGGATACCAAGATACTTGGCTCTGGCAGGGATCAAATTGAGATTAAGAATGCCTTTAATAGAATTGTTCTTAGCTGGCCGACAATTTCTGCTGAAGAACACAGCTGACTTGGATACATTGATACACTGGCCAGACCACTTAGAATAAGTAGAAAGGCAGTTAAGAATAGCCCTTGCCTCACTAACATTTGCCCGAGAGAAAATCATAACATCATCTGCAAATAAGAGATGAGAAATAGGCGGACATGAACGTGCCATCTTAATACCATGCAGATTACCCAACACTTCTCCTTAAGGAACAACCTTGAAAGAATCTCTGaacctaaaataaaaaggaacagAGATAAAGGATCACCTTGCCGAAGGCCACGAGATGGGGTAAATTTTCCATAAGGGGCTCCATCAAGGAGAATGGAAAAAGAGGATGTAGTAATACATTGTCTAATCCATTGGACCCAAACAGGATGAAAACCAAGCAAGGTGAGAATCCTTAACAAAAAGTCCCACTCCATAGAATCAAAGGCCTTTTCCATATCAAGTTTTAAAGCCATCAAACTACCGATACCTTTTTTCTGCTTCATAGAATGGAATAATTCATGGGCAAGGATAGTATTATCATGAATGGACCTTCCCTTAAGAAAGCCAATTGCGAGGGAGAAACAATTTTATGCAAAAGAGGCTTAAAACAATTGGAGAGAATCTTAGAAATGATCTTATAATTAAAATTGGTAAGGCTAATAGGGCAGAAGTGATTCACCAGAGAAGGGTTATCAACTTTAGGAATAAGAGCAATGTTAGTATGATTGAACTCTTTTAGAAGAAAACCTCCCCTAAAGAAGGACTGCACAGAGACAACAACACTATCTTTCACAATAGGCCAGTAAGTTTTGTAAAAGAGACCCGTCATCCCATCCGGGCCAGGggctttattaagcccaagctCCTTAATAGCAACAAAAATCTCATGTTCATCAGGAATGGTACAAATACTAACATTTTCCTCAGCAGAAATGACGACATTCACTAAATCTGGCAAAGTATCAATCAAAGGGGGATGAGAGGTGGAAAAAATGTTACTGAAATGATCCACCAAATATGCACCAATATTTTCCCTACCACAAATAGGAGAACCATCCGAAGATTTAAGGCTAGAAATAGAGTTATACTTGCGACGAGACACAGTTAAGGCATAGAAAAAGTTTGTGTTGAGGTCCGTACAAGTGAGCCATAACTCTCTAGACTTTTGCTTCCACAGCACCTCCTCTCTCAAAAGGTCCTCTTGTAAATTCTACTGAAGAACAACTTCTCTATCCGAATTTGAAGAGGAATGAGGGCAACTCTGAATAATACGGATTTCAGCCATCAGTGATTTTATGTTTGCTTGAATATTGCCAAAATGCTGGTGATTCTAGGATTTTAAAGCAATCTTAGTATTCTTCCACTTCCTGCTCAAAGAGAAAGCTGGAGAGCCCTCAACCTCAGCCATCCAAGCTTCAACCACCACAGAGAAACTGGACTTATCATGAGTCCAAAAAGCCTCAAAACGAAAAGGTTTTGGAATATTCTGGTAAGAGCCCTCAGTAGAGAGCAAAATGGGGCAGTGATCCGATTGAGAGGCTGGCAGATGATTAATAACAGCATTGGGGAAAAGATGCACCCATTGTTGATTGGCTAAACCTCTATCAAGCCTTTCTTGAATATTAGCCTTACCAGACCGATGGTTGCTCCAAGTAAATTTGTtcccaaaaaaacccaaatccacCAAAGCATTGTACTGAACAAAATCCACAAATTCACCTTGAGAAGAGGACCCAAAATTACATCCTCCACTCTTCTCAGCAGGAGAAAGAACAGAATTGAAATCCCCTTTAAGAAGCCACGGACCTCCAAAGGAATTTCCCAAATCCGacaaaaaaggccaaaaatCATGACAACCAGAAAAAGAAGCTGGCGCGTAAATGCAAGAAACCAGCCAAGGACAAACAGAAGGAGCAGAAAACAGCAAACAAGAGATACACCTCTTATCCAGCCTAACATGCTCAACATCAACACCAGCCTTCCAAGTCAGAAAAATCCCTCCTCGCACACCAACCGGAGGAACTTCcaaccaagaagaaaaacccaaaccaaacgAGGAAGCTTGAAAACGAGAAGAAGGCACCATCGTCTCAGACAGAAAAAGAAGATCAGGTCTGTGATGCCTGATCAAAGCTCGTAGAACACGAATTGTCGGGTTATGAGCAAGGCCCCGAAAATTCCAATCTAAGAGCTTCATGGGACAGGTGGGGGCTGAACACAGCCCTCCACCTTAGCTGGAACATCCACAACAGACAAAATCTCCTCCAGAACAAACTGAGGAATTGAAAGAACCCGCAGGTCTTTGGGCTCAACATCATCCTCAGAAGATTGGGAAATAACCTTAGATTTCTTACAGGGGTAATCATGCACTAAGGGAATGGCAGGGGTGGAATGAAGTTTGGAGTAAGGGTGAAAACGTTTTTTGGTAATGGGGGGCAGAGTGTATTTTGGAGGTTTCAGTGAAAAAGAAGGAGGCAAAATTCTAGAAGAGCAAGGAGATAAATCTGGAGAAGAGCACGTGGCAGCTTTGGTAAAGAGGTTGGTTACATTCAAACTAGAAGAGAGATCATCTAATTTACACGTGGGGTTAGATGAACTAAGGGGTGAGGGTGTGACAGGGCACTTATTATCAGCTAGAGTGAGAATAAGTATGCTAGAAGTGTTGGGTTGAGTGAGCATTAATGAGGAGGTAGGGGTTTTCAACGGTAAATGGACAAGAGAAGACTTTTCATTAAATGCCTTTTGAGAAAAAACGGGGTTCAAAGAGAAAGGGTTTATTTGGATGGGATGGGGTGCAAAAACTTGAGATTGAGACTGGACACATGAGGTGCTAGGAGACTGAATGGGCATGAATTAACTTGGCTGGTTTGACTCAGTAGAAGCCGAATTTGAAACTGCAAGGGGAACTTCCACCACTGGTTCAATCATGCGAGCTAGAGGTTTATGAGCAGGAATAAGATTAACCACCCAAGTAAACTTCAAAGGACTAGCCTTCAAAATAACCCCATATCTCCCATGAGCAGGGGGACGATCAGCCACTGGACAAGCATAAGAGAGATGCCCTAACCTACCACAAAAATAGCAATATTCTGAGAGACGTTCATACTTATATTGAACCCACGTAGGAGCTTTTGGGGGATAATGGTGAGTGAATCCCGGAGTCAAAGGATGATGAAGCTTGATTAGAACTCGAAACCTCAAAAAACTTTTACGTGAAGGTTTATTATTTTCAGCATTATCAACCTCCAAGAGCTCACCCAAGCTGGAACCAATGCTGAAAGCATTTTCTGGAGTAATCATTTCCAAAGGCAAATCATGAACTTGCACCCAGAAGGCTCCAGTAGAAAAATCTATGTCCTTAATGGATTCAGACAAAGACCATTTCTTAAGAAACAATGGCGAACCTTTAATATTCCAAGGAGAGTTTTCCAACACTCTCATCAAGTCTTCCAGGTTATCAAAGGTGAACACCATCAGATCATCTTCACGGTCTTCAGTGGTTAGAGATATCAAAAACTTCCAGGCTAGGGAGATATTATTCTTGATGATAACTTTAGAAATGGGAATAAGAGAAATAACCTTACCCATTAAAGTGAGGGAGGGAAGATTTGAAGGATTTGGGGAAGGAGAAGATAACAGAGGGGGGGAATCAGACCAACTAAGAGAATTTGTATGATTGATGAGATCATCAATTTCCAGATTAATATTATCCATTATCAGgggaaggaaaaggaaggaaaagcaaacaagaaaagaagacaGTTGAACAGAGTTCAGGAACAAAACTCTACGAGAGAGTGGAGAGAGAACATAAAGTTTTTGATGACTTCTTATGGTCTTGGATGTCAATGGTTGTGGTTCGTAGGACAAATAACCACATCAAGAGAGGGATAGCTCAAGGCTTTTTCATCTCCTCTCTTGGAACAacattgttagttcttgtgttggcttagtTCAGTTCCAAAACGCAAAGGTTATtgttcacaggctcaaacactaatatagaatgctaagaatcaaatctccaccgttcataatgtagattcgtGTGTCATGAATGTCCCTgcaaatttcagctcaatcaggccacaaatgcccatcgatcggagctgttgatcaaggcttaacagcatttccagaatgctgttttctCCCCACTGCAGGCCATGTCTGGACAAGCTTTCCAGCAACCAtttttttgctccgcaaggccttgtccggacagcccattaacctgtccggacaccccgtacctattatgcccaaaaacatgtttttagtgggcctagGTCTATGATTTGATgtactaatatatatacatcattatagaagagagaggcatgaATTTTCGACCACAGAGAGTTCGTCTGAGGCaatgctaagagagatcatatgtggtgagcgttaaattgaatcttttcgagttttagttattcctttgataaatctacagtagagaagtctatcggaagggtccggtaaaggagaatcacgttaaAGAAGATTGTTAGCAAGGAAAATagttgtaggcttgtcaatCTTATAGTGTTAAGGTCTTGCAAATGGTTGTAagtgtactcgcaagcgcacgagtcgtgtgcaatatagcatgtgtgcaagtgcgaagtcgatccacaggaaattgtgtttgtgaaatttaatttcaatctaaatcaattatatcttaacctagttctgaatgattttgattttgaaaataaacaaatataaactaaataaaataaaaataatcaaaagctaaacgactaaggttttagaattcacttcaCCAAATCAAACCATACATTCtctcatgttttcattcatgcatccgacaaacaattaaactctatatatattctattgttttttataaaccaattgaatcattcgatgaatccatctctattacaaatcacaatgaatatccaattgagatcaaatcattcactgtatccgtaaatcacaatggatataagtttcaatcaaatcattcgatgtatccgttggatgaaacacaacgaatatccaacgttttcacaatttataaacaacaatcaatcacaattttgtcacacaattgaattgaaacgaacatacattacattaaaggACGGATTTGtgcgaacaaaacataaaaatataaaactaatcaatggttaggcttcatcttcaaccttagttgaaaatttagcctctcatgacaaaaaaaatcataaagaaactaaattacttcattaaaattaaaaatttacaaaagaattcggggaaaattttagtttacccccccaaagttgacagcatttttcaatttgaacaccaaacttttaatttttgcaatccaccccccaaaagtttcaaatttttgcaatttgaccaattgcatccaaaacttctcatcttgcccataatttttattttttttatttttcataaaaaattaaaaaaagaattcgGGGTGGTCGTAGCCACCCTTTGcccatctagccatttttgcacccccaaatttgttttattttttt
This window encodes:
- the LOC132177930 gene encoding uncharacterized protein LOC132177930 gives rise to the protein MKLLDWNFRGLAHNPTIRVLRALIRHHRPDLLFLSETMVPSSRFQASSFGLGFSSWLEVPPVGVRGGIFLTWKAGVDVEHVRLDKRCISCLLFSAPSVCPWLVSCIYAPASFSGCHDFWPFLSDLGNSFGGPWLLKGDFNSVLSPAEKSGGCNFGSSSQGEFVDFVQYNALVDLGFFGNKFTWSNHRSGKANIQERLDRGLANQQWVHLFPNAVINHLPASQSDHCPILLSTEGSYQNIPKPFRFEAFWTHDKSSFSVVVEAWMAEVEGSPAFSLSRKENIGAYLVDHFSNIFSTSHPPLIDTLPDLVNVVISAEENVSICTIPDEHEIFVAIKELGLNKAPGPDGMTGLFYKTYWPIVKDSVVVSVQSFFRGGFLLKEFNHTNIALIPKVDNPSLKKGIGSLMALKLDMEKAFDSMEWDFLLRILTLLGFHPVWVQWIRQCITTSSFSILLDGAPYGKFTPSRGLRQDDVMIFSRANVSEARAILNCLSTYSKWSGQCINVSKSAVFFSRNCRPAKNNSIKGILNLNLIPARAKYLGIPLFMHKRKSDSFIELKDRIFSKITGWKARLLSQAARTTLVKLGWKLTSNQPLLWVDALRGKYLKNGVSFLDAPPNPSSSWLWKDLLKNRLVAQKGAYLILEEDRSWNASLLADLFEPSTVQNILRTFSVKSAHDISVVHGGRISPLAEDAWFSLWGLKLQARLKHLLWKIAWDILPSRANISRFVVQEVEEAWISSSLEHHLSAWRDSTSPSIWVPPSFGWLKGNFDFDVAVRSSFSVAAGVISDASGNMIMVVTHKLSSTDALAGEAFAALLTSRLAVSLTSDKFCIEGDALLVVLAINNPSLFSSWSIANCISDIIVTLSSFPSWNASKVSRCANFRAHALAKWAASNLVFGSMPIGSPILSSIRIRGGKDPPL
- the LOC132177932 gene encoding uncharacterized protein LOC132177932, which codes for MDNINLEIDDLINHTNSLSWSDSPPLLSSPSPNPSNLPSLTLMGKVISLIPISKVIIKNNISLAWKFLISLTTEDREDDLMVFTFDNLEDLMRVLENSPWNIKGSPLFLKKWSLSESIKDIDFSTGAFWVQVHDLPLEMITPENAFSIGSSLGELLEVDNAENNKPSRKSFLRFRVLIKLHHPLTPGFTHHYPPKAPTWVQYKYERLSEYCYFCGRLGHLSYACPVADRPPAHGRYGVILKASPLKFTWVVNLIPAHKPLARMIEPVVEVPLAVSNSASTESNQPS